The DNA segment GGGTCGAGTTTATTGGTATTCTGTATTGCCATTTCACGGAGTGCTGTTTAAGAAGATGATTAATAATATTGTGAAGTAAGATGTATTTACAATGACGGTGGTTGAGCTTGTTGATAGCAAGACAGTGACTGTCAATTTGAAATAGTTGGGTGATCGAGACTGTTGACATTAATTGATATAAATGTTTTATTGGCTGTCTTTTCTAAACCCATTCTTATTTTTATATTTAATAACCTCTCTTGGACACTTTCTCTTCGATGGCTGCTCTTCTATGGTCTCTGACCTTGAAGCCGCACATATTCATATTTAAACTTTAAACTATCCTAATCGCTCTTCGACACTTGCTCTTCGATGGTCTCTGACCTCGAAGTAGCGTATATTCCTATTATACACAATCGCTCTTCGAAGGCTGCTCTTCGATGGTCTCTGACCTCGAAGCAGCGTATATTCCTATTTAAACTCTAAGCTACTATTGCCATCGATTGTTTTAATTTTCAAAATATCTAAAGCAAGGAAACTAGATTATTTTTTTCTACATTTATATAAAAACAGAAATGAATGATGGTTATAAAATTAGAAATCAAGCACTTCCACATTTTGTAACAATGACGGTTGTAGATTGGATTGACGTATTCTCTCGGAAAATATATCGTGATGTGCTAATTGAAAGTCTAATTTATTGCATAAATAATAAAGCAATGATGGTATATGGCTATGTAATTATGAGTAATCATATCCATTTAATAATTCAGTCAAAAGAGGATAAGCTATCTGATTTAATTCGAGACTATAAAAAATTTACAGCTGCCAGTATTTTGGATAAAATTCAAACAGAGCCCGAAAGTCGAAGAGAATGGATGTTAGAAAGATTTAAATTATCAACCGAAAGTCATTCTAGAAATAAATACTATCAGTTTTGGCAATATGGTAATCATCCTGAGGAAATATATTCAAATAATTTTATGTGGTCAAAACTTGATTATATTCATCTTAATCCTGTACGTGCTGGTTTAGTAGAAAAAGCTTCGCATTACGTTTATTCAAGTGCTAGTAATTATATTAATAACTCAGGCTTAATAGCTATTCTAAAAGCAGATAATCCTATTATAGACACTTCAAATTTAAAAAATGTTCAAAGATTTGATTTATATTAAAATTGACGAATTTTAAGTTAATACAAGAATTATTTAATTCAACTGCAACGAGAAGTTCCTTCGAGGTCAGAGACCATCGAAGAGTATCATCAGCACGGCATCAAAACGAAAAACTTATCAAAGTAAAAAAGACAAAAAGTTCCTTCGAGGTCATAGACCATCGAAGAGCATCATCAGCACGGCATCAGAATGAAAAACTTATCAAAGTAAAAAAGACAAAAATCTGCTTCGATGTCAGAGACCATCGAAGAGCTGCATAAGTGCTACACTAGAATGAAAAAATTGTCAAAGCAAATAAGTCCAAAAGTTCTTTCGAGGTCAGAGACCATCGAAGAGCATCATCAGCACGGCATCAAAAATGAAAAACTTATCGAATAAAAAAAGCAAAAAGTTGCTTCGATGTCAGAGACCATCGAAGAGCTGCAACAATACAGCAACAGAACGAAAACTTATCGAAGTAAAAAAAACTAAAAGTTACTTCAATTTATAATTCTGTATTTTCGCTTTATGGATTCTATTACACAGATTATTTTGGGTGCGGCGGTCGCCGGAAAGATAAGCGGGACCATCGAAGAGCTGCGCGTCAGCAGCATGGCATCAGAATGAAGAACTTATCAAAGTAAAAAAGACAAAAATCTGCTTCGAGGTCAGAGACCATCAAAGAGCATCATCAGCACGGCATCAAAACGAAAAACTTATCGAATAAAAAAAGCAAAAAATTGCTTCGAGGTCAGAGACCATCAAAGAGCTGCAACAATACGGCATTAGAATGAAAAATTATCGAAGTAAAAAAACTTAAAGTTACTTCAATTTATAAATCTGTATTTTCGCTTTATGGATTCTATTACACAAATTGTTTTGGGTGCGGCGGTGGCCGAAAAGATAAGCGGAAAGACTTTGGGAAATAAAGCATTGATTTATGGAGCAATTTTCGGGACTTTGCCAGATCTTGACGTGCTTTCAGGATTCTTTTTTGACGATGTAGATGCCGTTGCTTTCCATCGCGGAATCAGTCATTCGATTTTGCTGTTTTTAATAGTTTCGCCAATCTTCGGATGGTTGATTTATAAACTTGAAAAACAGAAATTCATTACATTTACTAATGCCACTTCGATGGTGTTTTGGGTTTTACTTACGCATTCTCTACTCGACAGTTGTACTTCATGGGGTGTTCAACTCTTCTGGCCATCGGAAGTTCGTGTCGCATTTAAATCAGTCGCTGTAGTAGATTTTCTTTATACTTTGCCATTGCTATTTTGTCTGATTATGGCGGTTAGATTGCCAAAACTGTCTCCAATACGCAGAAAATGGAATAGTTGGGGATTAATTATTAGCAGTAGCTACCTTATTTTGGGAATGGCTTTGAAAATGTTCGCTTACGCTAAATTTGAAAAAGCCACTGCTCGGCAGAACATTCCGTATACTGAAATGTCGGTAAAACCGGGATTGCTAAGTTTGATTTTGTGGAATGCTCACGGGCAAAATGAACAAGAATATTTTATTGGAACATATTCGTTTTTCGATTCACAGCCAATTCAGTTTGATGCATATCCTAAAAGTCACGAACTGAACGCGAAATTTAAAGACCAAGTAGTGGTTCAGAAGTTAATCGATATTTCTGAAGGTTGGTATATTATTAGCGAAAACGATAATAAATATTTTTTTAACGACCTTAGATTTGGACTTATTTCGACCTTGGATAATCAGCAACAATTTGCTTTTAGCTACGAACTTATTCCAAACGAAAGTGGAGAATATACCGCAAAGGAAGTTAAGAAAAGCCGTCAACAAGGAATGGCGACTTTAAAAACTTTATTGAAAAGGATTGGTGGAAATTAAGAATTAGCAGAATTTAATGACCTGCACAATTGCCGCAATCACTAGATTCCTGCTTTCTCTTTCTCTTAAAAAAGAATTTTCTCACTAAAAACCCAACAGCTATAACGAGCGCTGCACCTGCTAAAATTTCTTGGATCATAATCAATTATTTTAAAAGTTGGTAGGCGATGAATGCTAGAATGTAGGCAAATCCGGTCATCCCGAAAAGCTGTATCATCGGCCATTTCCAACCATTGGTTTCTTTTTTGGTAATCGCTATCGTACTTGCACACTGCATTGCAAAAGCATAAAATAGTAACAACGATATACCTGTGGCAAAGTTAAATACTTTTTTTCCTGTATATGGATCAATTTCTTCAGACATTTTCTTTTTTATGGTTGTGTCATTTCCACTATCGCCAACGCTGTAAATTGTTGCTAGAGTCCCCACAAAAACTTCTCTCGCCGCAAATGATGTGATAACCGCAATTCCGATTTTCCAATCGTACCCCAAAGGTTTAATTACAGGCTCGATTGCTTTACCCATTATCCCAATATATGAATGTCTCAATTTAAATGATGCTACTTCATGATCTAGATCGTCTTGAGTATAATCAAGACCTTGAGATTGTGCGTTTTCTGAAACTACTTGTTCGGCATTATTGAAGTTGTTTCCAGGGCCATAAGAAGCCAGAAACCACAATACTACTGAGATTGCGAGAATGATTTTACCTGCACCAAAGACGAAAGCTTTGGTTTTTTCGATGACATTTAGTCCAACATTCTTTAATAGTGGCATTTTATAATTTGGCATTTCTACCACAAAAAATGTTTTGCCTTTTACTTTCAAAACCATATTAAGAATCCAAGCGGATATAATTGCCATTCCAAATCCCATCAGGTATAATGCCATTAAGACAAGTCCTTGAAGGTTCAAAAATCCAAATAAACTCTTGTCTGGAATAACCAAAGAAATAATTATGGCATAAACAGGAAGTCTTGCTGAACAGGTTGTAAAAGGTACAACCAGAATAGTTATTAGTCGTTCTTTCCAATTTTCAATATTTCGAGTTGCCATAATCGCCGGAATAGCACAGGCAGTACCAGAAATTAGTGGTACGACGCTTTTTCCGCTAAGACCAAATTTCCGCATTAATTTGTCCATCAAAAACACTACTCTACTCATATAACCACTTTCTTCGAGCAGCGAAATGAACAGAAATAAAAATGCAATCTGTGGTATAAATATGATAATTCCTCCAATACCCGGAATAATTCCCTGTGCTAGTAGATTTGTAAATACACCAGCAGGCAAGTTATTTTCGGTGTATGCACTTAACGAAGCAAAAGACTCATCGATAAAGTCCATTGGAATTTCTGACCAATTGAAAATTGCTTGGAAAATCACAAATAGTATTGCGAAGAAAATAGCATAGCCCCAGACTCTATGGGTCAAAACTTTGTCAAGTTTTATACGGAAGTCTTTTGCCGTTTCAAGGTTTATGGTCTGACCCACTTTAAGAACATCATTGATAAATTGATATCTTTTGATAGTCTCTTTCTGTTGGAGTCGTTTTAAATCAGAATGTGTTTTGGTAAATGTATTTCGAATTTCATTTCGTTCTAGATTTAAGAAATTGACATCTTGTGTAATTACAAGCCATAATTTGTACAAAAGCTGGTTTGGGAAAGCTTTCGCTAATTTGCTAAAATACTCAGGATCGATACTGGAGGCATTCAAGCATGGCTCAGTAGATAATTCTTCGTATTCTAAAATTAATTTTTTTAATTTATCAATTCCGTAGCCTTTTCTGGAACTTATAAGTGCAATTCTAGTATTTAATTCTTTTTCTAAATGAGGAATATCTAGTGAAATTCCTTTATACTCCATTCTATCTGCCATATTGATGGCAAGAATCGTCGGAATTTCTAAATCCTTAATTTGGGTAAATAATAGTAAATTTCGTTTAAGATTTTCAACATCCGAAACTACAACCGCGACATCAGGAAAATTTGGATCATTTCTATTTAGCAACAGCTCAATAACCACATTCTCATCAATCGAACTAGCATTTAGACTGTAGGTACCTGGCAAATCTAAAATGTCTGCTTTGATATGAGAGGCAAGTTTGCAATGACCCATCTTTTTTTCGACGGTAATGCCCGGATAATTCCCCACTTGTTGATTGAGGCCAGTAAGTTGATTAAAAACGGAAGTTTTTCCGGTATTTGGATTACCGATTAAGGCAATTTTAATATGATGATCGCTCATTATAAAGTCTATTTGGGATGCACATCAACAACAATCTGTGATGCTGTCTCGATTCGGATGGCTAGGTGTGAGCCATTAATGTTCAAGTATAAAGGATCTCCAAAAGGAGCAATTTGAATTAATTCGACCAAATTCCCTGGCAAGCAACCCATTTCCAATAATTTGAGAGGAATGCTGTCAACATCAAATTCCATGATTGTGGCATGATCACCAATTTTAAGATTACTTATTGTAGTTTTCAATGTTTATTTAGATTGAATAAGCGCAAAAGTACGGATTATTGTTGACAAAGGATAGCGAAAGATTCTTAATTTTTCTTTCGTGTAGAAAGCCATTTTATATCTTCAATTAATCTATCAACATCTTCTGTTTTAGTACCATCATAAAAACCGCGAACTCTTTTTTTACGATCTACAAGCACGAAATTTTCGGTATGAACCATATCGTATAATTCCTCTGGCTTTCCTTCTTTGACCACAAGATATGACTTTCGCGCAAGCGTATAAATCTCTTTCTTATCGCCCGTCAGTAAATTCCATTTCGAATCTATAACTCCTTTTTCT comes from the Flavobacterium ardleyense genome and includes:
- a CDS encoding FeoA family protein, with protein sequence MKTTISNLKIGDHATIMEFDVDSIPLKLLEMGCLPGNLVELIQIAPFGDPLYLNINGSHLAIRIETASQIVVDVHPK
- a CDS encoding FeoB-associated Cys-rich membrane protein — protein: MIQEILAGAALVIAVGFLVRKFFFKRKRKQESSDCGNCAGH
- a CDS encoding REP-associated tyrosine transposase, with the protein product MNDGYKIRNQALPHFVTMTVVDWIDVFSRKIYRDVLIESLIYCINNKAMMVYGYVIMSNHIHLIIQSKEDKLSDLIRDYKKFTAASILDKIQTEPESRREWMLERFKLSTESHSRNKYYQFWQYGNHPEEIYSNNFMWSKLDYIHLNPVRAGLVEKASHYVYSSASNYINNSGLIAILKADNPIIDTSNLKNVQRFDLY
- the feoB gene encoding ferrous iron transport protein B is translated as MSDHHIKIALIGNPNTGKTSVFNQLTGLNQQVGNYPGITVEKKMGHCKLASHIKADILDLPGTYSLNASSIDENVVIELLLNRNDPNFPDVAVVVSDVENLKRNLLLFTQIKDLEIPTILAINMADRMEYKGISLDIPHLEKELNTRIALISSRKGYGIDKLKKLILEYEELSTEPCLNASSIDPEYFSKLAKAFPNQLLYKLWLVITQDVNFLNLERNEIRNTFTKTHSDLKRLQQKETIKRYQFINDVLKVGQTINLETAKDFRIKLDKVLTHRVWGYAIFFAILFVIFQAIFNWSEIPMDFIDESFASLSAYTENNLPAGVFTNLLAQGIIPGIGGIIIFIPQIAFLFLFISLLEESGYMSRVVFLMDKLMRKFGLSGKSVVPLISGTACAIPAIMATRNIENWKERLITILVVPFTTCSARLPVYAIIISLVIPDKSLFGFLNLQGLVLMALYLMGFGMAIISAWILNMVLKVKGKTFFVVEMPNYKMPLLKNVGLNVIEKTKAFVFGAGKIILAISVVLWFLASYGPGNNFNNAEQVVSENAQSQGLDYTQDDLDHEVASFKLRHSYIGIMGKAIEPVIKPLGYDWKIGIAVITSFAAREVFVGTLATIYSVGDSGNDTTIKKKMSEEIDPYTGKKVFNFATGISLLLFYAFAMQCASTIAITKKETNGWKWPMIQLFGMTGFAYILAFIAYQLLK
- a CDS encoding metal-dependent hydrolase, which translates into the protein MDSITQIVLGAAVAEKISGKTLGNKALIYGAIFGTLPDLDVLSGFFFDDVDAVAFHRGISHSILLFLIVSPIFGWLIYKLEKQKFITFTNATSMVFWVLLTHSLLDSCTSWGVQLFWPSEVRVAFKSVAVVDFLYTLPLLFCLIMAVRLPKLSPIRRKWNSWGLIISSSYLILGMALKMFAYAKFEKATARQNIPYTEMSVKPGLLSLILWNAHGQNEQEYFIGTYSFFDSQPIQFDAYPKSHELNAKFKDQVVVQKLIDISEGWYIISENDNKYFFNDLRFGLISTLDNQQQFAFSYELIPNESGEYTAKEVKKSRQQGMATLKTLLKRIGGN